The following are encoded in a window of Oncorhynchus mykiss isolate Arlee chromosome 11, USDA_OmykA_1.1, whole genome shotgun sequence genomic DNA:
- the LOC110535066 gene encoding LOW QUALITY PROTEIN: progonadoliberin-1 (The sequence of the model RefSeq protein was modified relative to this genomic sequence to represent the inferred CDS: inserted 1 base in 1 codon; substituted 1 base at 1 genomic stop codon) produces MEEKKLLLLLLLVAPLVSXGCCQHWSYGLNPGGERVTDSLSDTLDNLAEDLXKIDTSCSLFGCADVSPHPEIYRLRVLLVSLADKVDSIIYSKCMLANSIKHCRAIIVFCGVFCGTIFARSHITGYGFKTV; encoded by the exons ATGGAAGAGAAAAAGTTATTGTTGCTGCTGCTTTTGGTCGCGCCTCTAGTGTCATAGGGTTGTTGTCAACATTGGTCCTATGGCTTGAACCCAGGGGGGGAAAGAGTTACTGACAGCCTGTCTGACACCCTGGACAAT CTGGCTGAAGACC CGAAGATAGACACATCTTGCAGTTTGTTTGGCTGTGCTGATGTCTCACCTCATCCCGAAATTTACCGGCTGAGGGTATTACTT GTAAGCCTCGCTGACAAAGTGGACTCAATAATATATAGCAAATGTATGCTAGCTAACTCTATTAAACATTGCCGTGCCATCATTGTGTTTTGTGGTGTCTTTTGTGGGACAATTTTTGCTAGATCGCATATTACAGGGTATGGCTTTAAAACAGTGTAA